One stretch of Dokdonia sp. Hel_I_53 DNA includes these proteins:
- a CDS encoding glycosyltransferase family 4 protein yields MRDKKVLIIAYYWPPAGGPGVQRWLKFVKYLPEFGYEPIVYVPENPSYPIVDQSLITEIPAEVTVVKRPIKEPYGWASTLSRKRTKTISSGIVPKQKKQSLLEKLMLFVRGNFFIPDARVGWVQPSITFLKKYIAEHQIEAIITTGPPHSLHLIGKGLKDWQPTLKWYADFRDPWTTIGYHDKLKMTTKTKATHKRLESEVLNIADHVIVTSPGTQKEFGHLTSKPITVLTNGYDDRPPANHKKNSKFTLAHIGSLLSDRNPQVLWKVLGALCDENADFKKNVSLQLVGKVSSEIIVSIQEAGLESILDLKGYVSHQKAQQYQVHASALVLIEINEEHTKGIIAGKIFEYLAAQRPIIAIGPRGADIEHILKTTEAGIFVDYDGFQKLKIEILELYTNWLQGNETYNGRGIEKYHRREITKALAQLLTQ; encoded by the coding sequence GTGAGAGATAAAAAGGTTTTAATTATCGCTTATTATTGGCCGCCTGCTGGTGGACCAGGCGTACAGCGTTGGTTAAAATTTGTAAAGTATCTCCCAGAATTCGGGTATGAGCCTATAGTTTATGTTCCAGAGAATCCCAGTTATCCAATCGTAGATCAGAGTCTTATTACAGAAATACCTGCGGAAGTAACAGTCGTCAAGCGACCCATTAAGGAACCTTATGGATGGGCGAGTACGCTTTCGCGAAAGCGTACCAAAACTATTTCATCAGGCATAGTACCTAAGCAGAAAAAACAATCACTTTTAGAAAAACTAATGCTCTTTGTACGAGGGAATTTTTTTATTCCAGATGCTAGAGTAGGTTGGGTACAACCTTCAATTACATTTTTAAAAAAATACATCGCCGAGCATCAAATTGAGGCGATCATAACTACTGGACCACCACACAGCCTTCATTTGATAGGCAAAGGATTAAAGGATTGGCAACCGACATTAAAGTGGTATGCAGATTTTAGGGATCCTTGGACTACGATAGGTTATCATGATAAGCTAAAGATGACCACCAAAACAAAAGCGACTCATAAACGTCTAGAAAGCGAAGTTTTGAATATAGCCGATCATGTAATTGTGACTAGTCCAGGTACTCAAAAAGAGTTTGGTCATCTCACCTCAAAACCCATCACAGTACTAACAAACGGTTATGACGATAGACCACCGGCCAACCATAAGAAAAATTCAAAATTTACCCTCGCGCACATAGGGTCTTTGTTATCTGATAGAAACCCGCAAGTTTTATGGAAAGTTTTAGGAGCGTTGTGCGATGAAAATGCTGATTTCAAAAAGAATGTATCTCTCCAATTAGTAGGTAAAGTAAGCTCAGAAATTATAGTGAGTATTCAAGAAGCTGGACTGGAATCTATTTTAGATTTGAAGGGATACGTTTCCCACCAAAAAGCTCAGCAATATCAAGTACATGCCAGTGCTTTAGTACTTATTGAAATCAACGAAGAGCATACGAAGGGAATTATTGCCGGAAAAATATTTGAATACCTTGCTGCCCAGCGTCCTATTATTGCCATAGGTCCAAGAGGCGCAGATATAGAGCATATTTTAAAAACCACTGAAGCAGGTATTTTTGTAGATTATGATGGTTTTCAAAAGCTCAAGATTGAGATTTTAGAACTTTATACAAATTGGCTTCAAGGTAATGAGACCTATAATGGTCGTGGTATTGAAAAGTACCATCGGCGTGAGATTACTAAAGCGCTTGCGCAATTGTTAACTCAATAG
- a CDS encoding YfhO family protein, which produces MNKIDFKKVLPHLLVILGFIVVALLYFSPVLSGKRIYQNDIKLYEGMAKQHRDFREATGEETFWTNSAFGGMPTYQMGAYFPYDFMDSLDRAIRFLPRPADYLFLYFISFYVLMLVMRVPWKLATVGALAFGLSTYLIIIIGVGHNSKVHAIGYFPLVLSGILLTFQKRYLWGFLLTAIAMGLEIQANHYQMTYYLGLLCIIIGIAFLIDAVKRKELPHFFKSVGLLVIAVILGVATNASTILATAEYAKTSVRGEQLLKDELAMDAPDDGLDYDYITQWSYGKLESLNLIAPKFMGTGTAADLGRESAFAKKLKELNVLPNEINYYAQGTRLYWGEQPFVEAPPYLGVTVFVLALLGLLLINGRLRWWLLAGMLFSLILSWGKNADGITRFFVEYVPLYNKFRAVTSIQVLLELLLPIAAIIGLHRFFNDRLAASERTKKLFIAIGTVAGLLVILYLFSGSLFNLRSTAEAQMAVQQPEILDAIKEDRLTILKSDVLRSLLFVLMVGVVLWLSIKEKFSHNLTIITIGALIVFDLVGVDRRSVNEDNFITERQYQQNFQATEIDKQIMEDESYFRVIDLARGFSNSHTSYYFNSLNGYSAVQPRRMDDLYYKQIAPGNIEVLNMYNVKYILQETEQGMALNENPDANGPAWFVNEIQYVRDYTAEFAALEKVDTKNTVLLRETYRDVLGNFQPQRDSTAVVQVQDVQPNKIVYQVENSKDGFIVFAENYYENGWIATIDGVESEIYSVNYALRGLKVPAGTHEIVMSFEPQVVQTGGSIMLGSSILLLLLIVGGVFYTFKSSKAEEQTL; this is translated from the coding sequence ATGAATAAGATAGATTTTAAAAAAGTACTACCACACCTTTTAGTAATTTTAGGTTTTATTGTAGTTGCCTTGCTCTACTTTAGTCCTGTACTTTCTGGTAAACGTATTTATCAAAATGATATCAAGCTGTATGAAGGAATGGCAAAGCAGCATCGTGACTTTAGAGAAGCGACAGGTGAAGAGACTTTCTGGACTAATAGTGCCTTTGGAGGGATGCCTACCTATCAAATGGGAGCCTATTTCCCCTACGATTTCATGGATTCATTAGATCGTGCGATACGATTTTTGCCACGTCCGGCAGATTATCTTTTTCTCTATTTTATTTCCTTTTATGTTTTAATGCTCGTGATGCGAGTACCATGGAAACTAGCCACTGTAGGCGCACTAGCTTTTGGACTATCAACCTATCTTATTATAATTATAGGGGTAGGGCATAATTCTAAAGTTCATGCTATTGGTTATTTTCCGCTAGTTTTATCTGGAATTTTACTCACCTTTCAAAAAAGGTATTTGTGGGGATTTTTACTCACCGCAATAGCGATGGGTCTGGAAATTCAGGCAAATCATTATCAGATGACCTATTATTTAGGTTTGCTCTGTATCATTATAGGTATCGCTTTTCTCATAGACGCTGTTAAACGTAAAGAATTACCACATTTCTTTAAGTCTGTAGGCCTTCTCGTAATCGCTGTAATCTTAGGCGTTGCCACAAATGCATCTACCATTCTTGCTACCGCAGAATATGCAAAAACGAGTGTACGGGGTGAGCAGTTATTAAAGGACGAGCTGGCAATGGACGCTCCAGATGATGGATTAGATTATGATTATATCACACAATGGAGTTATGGCAAGTTAGAATCTCTTAATCTTATCGCACCTAAATTCATGGGAACAGGCACCGCAGCCGATCTAGGTAGGGAGTCCGCTTTCGCGAAAAAGTTAAAAGAACTCAATGTCTTACCTAATGAAATAAACTATTACGCACAGGGTACAAGATTATATTGGGGAGAGCAGCCTTTTGTAGAGGCGCCACCTTACCTTGGAGTTACCGTATTTGTATTAGCACTACTTGGATTATTACTTATAAATGGACGTTTACGTTGGTGGTTGCTCGCGGGAATGCTATTTTCTCTCATCTTAAGTTGGGGAAAAAATGCCGATGGTATCACTCGTTTCTTTGTGGAATATGTGCCACTTTATAATAAATTTAGAGCCGTTACCAGTATTCAAGTACTGCTGGAATTACTATTACCTATAGCCGCAATTATCGGGTTACATAGGTTTTTTAATGACCGCCTAGCAGCTTCTGAAAGAACTAAAAAATTATTTATAGCAATTGGGACTGTGGCAGGACTGCTCGTGATACTTTACCTTTTCAGCGGTAGTTTATTTAATCTAAGATCTACTGCCGAAGCTCAAATGGCTGTACAGCAACCAGAAATATTAGATGCGATTAAAGAAGACAGGCTTACAATTTTAAAAAGTGATGTTTTAAGATCATTACTCTTTGTCTTGATGGTAGGCGTCGTATTATGGCTAAGTATAAAAGAAAAGTTTTCTCACAACCTTACCATTATTACTATTGGAGCCTTAATTGTATTCGATCTTGTAGGTGTAGACCGTAGGTCTGTAAATGAAGATAATTTTATTACCGAAAGACAATACCAACAAAACTTTCAAGCTACCGAGATTGATAAGCAAATCATGGAAGATGAGAGCTATTTTCGTGTGATTGATCTTGCAAGAGGGTTTTCAAACTCACACACGTCGTATTATTTCAATTCGCTTAACGGTTACTCTGCAGTGCAACCACGTAGGATGGATGATTTGTATTACAAGCAAATCGCACCAGGAAATATTGAAGTACTTAATATGTATAACGTTAAATACATATTACAGGAAACTGAGCAAGGAATGGCGTTAAATGAAAATCCAGACGCAAATGGTCCAGCTTGGTTTGTAAACGAAATACAGTACGTACGAGACTATACGGCAGAATTTGCCGCTTTGGAAAAAGTAGATACTAAAAACACTGTACTCCTTAGAGAAACCTATCGAGATGTGTTGGGTAATTTTCAACCACAGCGAGACAGTACCGCTGTTGTACAAGTACAAGACGTACAACCCAATAAAATTGTGTATCAAGTAGAAAACAGCAAAGACGGCTTTATAGTTTTTGCAGAAAATTATTACGAAAACGGTTGGATAGCGACAATTGACGGAGTGGAGAGCGAGATCTATTCTGTGAATTATGCTTTGCGTGGTCTTAAAGTGCCTGCAGGTACTCACGAGATCGTGATGTCTTTTGAGCCACAAGTTGTGCAAACGGGAGGTAGTATTATGTTAGGAAGCAGTATTCTATTATTGCTATTAATTGTCGGGGGTGTTTTTTATACCTTTAAAAGTAGCAAGGCAGAAGAACAAACTCTGTGA
- the hisS gene encoding histidine--tRNA ligase, producing the protein MSTKPSIPKGTRDFSPVEVAKRTYIMNTIRSNFQLFGFQPIETPSFENSDTLMGKYGEEGDRLIFKILNSGDYLRKVKDDAFAKADSTALTPQISEKALRYDLTVPFARYVVQHQNDIVFPFKRFQIQPVWRADRPQKGRFREFYQCDADVVGSASLWQEVEFVQLYDAVFTALKLDGVTIKMNNRKILSGIAEVIGASDKLIDFTVALDKLDKIGADGVTKEMLEKGITQEAIDTVSPLFTLSGSFGDQLDTLKNLLASSETGTEGIEELLFINNEITNLGLETATLQLDVTLARGLNYYTGAIFEVAAPEGVKMGSIGGGGRYADLTGIFGLKDMSGVGISFGLDRIYLVLEELNLFPEETTEGVKAFFVNFGNEEAAYAMQAITSLRKNGISSELYPDPVTSNKQMKKQMTYANRRNIPFLILAGKEEMDAGTFTLKNMAEGSQETVTLEQLQEILAK; encoded by the coding sequence ATGAGTACAAAGCCAAGTATCCCAAAAGGAACTCGAGATTTTTCACCAGTAGAGGTTGCAAAACGCACATATATAATGAATACCATACGCAGTAACTTTCAGCTTTTTGGTTTTCAACCCATCGAGACGCCTAGCTTTGAGAATAGTGACACCCTAATGGGAAAGTATGGTGAAGAAGGAGATAGGCTTATCTTTAAAATATTAAACAGCGGTGATTATTTGCGTAAAGTGAAAGATGACGCTTTCGCGAAAGCAGACTCCACAGCGCTCACACCACAAATTTCTGAAAAAGCCTTGCGTTATGACTTGACTGTACCTTTCGCACGTTATGTCGTACAGCATCAAAATGATATTGTATTTCCGTTTAAGAGATTTCAAATTCAGCCAGTTTGGCGAGCAGATCGCCCACAAAAAGGTCGTTTTAGAGAATTTTATCAATGTGATGCCGATGTGGTAGGGAGTGCATCTTTATGGCAAGAAGTAGAGTTTGTACAACTCTATGATGCCGTTTTCACAGCGCTAAAGCTAGACGGAGTTACTATTAAAATGAATAATCGTAAAATTTTATCAGGTATAGCAGAGGTTATCGGTGCTAGTGATAAACTTATTGATTTTACAGTTGCTTTGGATAAGCTAGATAAAATAGGAGCAGATGGCGTTACAAAAGAAATGCTCGAGAAGGGAATTACCCAAGAGGCGATTGATACGGTAAGTCCTTTATTTACCTTATCGGGAAGCTTCGGAGATCAATTAGATACCCTTAAAAATTTATTGGCATCTTCAGAAACTGGTACAGAAGGTATTGAAGAATTATTATTCATTAATAATGAGATTACCAACCTCGGTTTAGAAACAGCAACATTACAACTAGATGTAACTCTAGCTCGCGGACTTAATTACTACACTGGAGCTATATTTGAAGTTGCTGCTCCAGAAGGGGTGAAGATGGGAAGCATAGGTGGCGGCGGACGTTATGCAGACTTAACAGGTATTTTTGGACTTAAAGATATGAGTGGCGTTGGTATTTCATTTGGCTTAGATCGTATCTACCTTGTTTTAGAAGAACTAAATCTCTTCCCAGAGGAAACTACAGAGGGTGTAAAAGCCTTTTTTGTCAACTTTGGTAACGAAGAAGCAGCGTATGCTATGCAGGCCATCACTTCACTGCGCAAAAACGGAATTTCTTCAGAATTATATCCCGATCCTGTGACCAGCAATAAACAGATGAAAAAGCAAATGACCTATGCAAATCGTCGCAATATTCCGTTCTTAATTTTAGCAGGTAAGGAAGAAATGGATGCCGGAACATTTACATTAAAAAATATGGCAGAAGGTTCGCAAGAGACCGTAACGCTCGAGCAACTACAAGAAATTTTAGCCAAATAA